The stretch of DNA CTTTTAtaccctaacctttatttttatctgtagGAGTAAAGCTagtgtttttaaaagttaaaaacaaatttaaaaaaacgtcaGTTACATGCTTTAAATTATTTTGcgctttttgtaataaaaaaactgaaagaccAGACTAACAGtacacattatttattacacTATATCATTATTTTAGCACTTCTGGTGTAAACAAAATAAGTCAACAAGCGATAGATAGCGCAGATTTTATAGCCACTCAACATTTAAAGATTTTGCAAGTGCAGAGAGTGGCTAAGTGGGAACCAATCTTAGCCCCTCTTCTAAAGTAATACGCGGAAAGCAATTTTGAAGTTTGTTTTTTATAAGCAATAGGCACTTAAAGTTCGACATTTTCCTATTATCTAACTTTGAATTTTGGACAGCGTCTTAGACATATCAGAGTTACAAATGCATCCGGACAGGTATACTGTTTATACTTTGGATAAACAAATGAAACTTTTTGTAATAAGTTTGAAAAATGCGTGGCTAAAATATTTAGGGAAGTAACATTTGAGACTCAAGTTTAGGAAATTTATTGTTCCCCATCTTAAGAGGGAACGTGACCTGCTGGttagtaataattttgaaaatcttaATCTTATAGTCAGAACGCTTCATGGCATTGTAAAACTTTCACGGTGAAACTTTTCGAATTAATAGCTCTATTTAGAGACACTTTACACCTAGTTTGAGCCACtggtttttctttcaaatatgatGCTCTAGATTTCGAATGTTCTCCGgcaatcgtaattttttttttaaccaagaagTCTCCTCTTTATCGAATTTTAATGCCCCAGATGTATTTAGTGAAACATTTCTGTGCATTTACGATTGGGTCAAACTgccttgtaatattttttacctttatgAGCCATTATTGGCTTAAATTGCCAGAAAAACCCCTGACATTATAGatagaaatttaaaactttaaatacacAAGAAATATTACATTTTTGAGTTGAATAGCATGATCATAGATCAAACACTGAAAAACCTGtttgattcaataattaaaataaagcttAATGTGTGTAAAATATCAAGAATagaacattttatgcaattttgatCTATTTTTTCTCTATTAAAATCACATACCGAAATTTTATTGCTACACACCCTTCATTGGTTAGTTTTTTTCAGCATGTATTGTCTAGACATTAATACTTGATGTTACGACACTTATTCAGATTAAGTTACCATTAGAACCAGCGTAATTTAGCTTTTATAAAGAAACCCAGAAAACAGTGGTTCATCTTAAAATACAGACTAGTctgcaaagtttaaaaaatgcctagagctaattttttattttaataaacaaatcatttaaatatttctttattcaaACACTTAATATGTATAAGAACTTCATACTTCCTAAATGTAGAAGAGGTAGAAATAAAGAGTTTCCTTGTCTAATATTTTGTCTAAATTTGCACCTCTTAATTATGTCGTTTGAAAACAGTTGATAAACCTATGGAAGGatctttataataataaatattttaactgacaGAAAAATGAGTAGTCAAATTTGAACTCCTAGGGTCTTAAGTTCTGCttgaaaattggaaatttatATGTGATATTTCTTTTCTTAAGGATACAACAGGTTTAGCACCCTTCTTTGGCTGTACTTtatcaaataattttctttgtgcAATAAATCTAACTGGATCATTTACTTGTTACTCTAAGACAGTGGTCCCCAACCTTTTTCACATCTCGACACACTTTTCACTAACTAAAAGCTCGCGACCCCCGAAGTGTCCCCTATAAAAGCAGTGGCGAATGCAGGATTTGATTTTCTCACTTTCAATGAAGTGAATGaaggcattttcttttaacaagcCCGTAGCGAGGTCAAAAAATTCAGAGGGGGCGTTTGGAAGATCCTCAGTTTTATAAAACACATGTATAGAAAGATAGAGAGAAAGAGTCCTGATTTATATTTGGAGGGGGAGAAGGGAGGAGGAGGTGTCATTACTAGCATATGAGCAATCAAGTTACAAGAATTGCGTTATATAAACGGAGaaagagaattaaaaaatatgaatctaCAGTCGTAAGTGTAACATTCGCGATGGTCCTCTcccgaaattgtagttctaaaactacagtttacacgatctctggtgatgtttggaGGAGAAGAGGTTCAAGGACTTTCAAAAACGGTTCAAGCTCAGAAACTTGCCTTTGAATTTTCTTTAAGtcctaaaaaataagtttttgacgATTTTTAACGATGGGTGAGGGAGGAGATGGATCGGAGAtgctctctattttttttttttttttttgaaatataaatgatGATATGTGTACAAAATAACCACTGTTATAGACTatcttagttgaaatttagggaAGAAATGGTGTTCGGGCGACCTTACcgcggaaatttttttaaatatgaggtTCCGAAAACGCAATTATAAACCATCCTAGTGAACATCAGGAAAAAGGTTTGGATTCAGCGCCCCTctctctccctccccctcccccgtagttttttcggaattgaagttccaaaaacgaaatctTAGACGAGTTTTAATGATGTGGCGGGAGAGAGGGTTTCGGAtactaccaatttttttttttttttttcgaaatttaagtctgAGGAACAGAATAGCAATTTATCTCTGATGACAAGAGGACATGTTCAGTGACcctcttccggattttttttttcaaacttaagcCTTAAAAACGGAATTTCGTATGATCATTAATTATGTGAAGGGGGTCAGCAGGCACTCCCCTGgaatgtttttcgaaattaaaatcccAAAAACCCAATTCTTGGCTATTTGTGATGAAGTTCGAGGACGGGAAGGAGTTTGGGGATCTTTCCcggaatattttcgaaattaagTCTCTTAAAAACGCAACTTCAGGACACCTTTCAGGATAAGGGTTGGGGTTTAGAGAATCTCTAagagaaattatttgaaattgattttccaaagacgaaattttagacgattttggaTAATGTTAGAGGGAGTGAATTCGGGACTCTTTCACTGAACCTTTTAGAGATTGGAGTCCCTAAACGAAAGCTTAACATAATCTTAGAGGATGTTCTGAGAACAGGTACTATGGCATGAGAAGGGAGAGAGTTTGCTATAGCCCCATACCTCTCCTGCATTTGCCATTCCTCTCAACTATTGATACTTCTcgaaaatgatgctatttttcccCTGTGTATTTTAGTTGCTATGCAATGATATAGTTTTAAATGAAGGGATAATGTCGCGACTCCATAAGAAATGATTCGCGACCCCCTTGGGGATCGCGATCCAcaggttgagaacccctgctctAAGAAAATATTAACGAATATTTGCCattaaaaaatgagaaagttaATGTTATTTGCTACATATTTGCCTCAGGTCAACAGCAGGATATAAGAAAGAGGAGATTTTGAATTAAACGTAGTCTTGTCTTAAACTAAGATGAATTTTGGAGCTTTCgcaatacaaaaatgttttttatacaaAAGATGTGAAGACATAAATTTGTCTGAGAATTCAACGAAATGAAGACACCTTTGGTATTTTAGCGGGACCAGAATCTCATTTCAATTTTTGAGATgctttactgttgctctgaggtgataaTGTTTTACATTTCTTGATTTTCATTAATCGGTGTGTTTACTGCTTCAAGATTTTCAGTTCAAATGTTCATGAACTTTAATCAcgtagttttttttccttgcaatagGTATTTTTTGTAATACCCCTGCTTGCCTTGACGAAAGGAGCTCCTCAAATGCAGCCTGGTATGGGTCCTCCAATGGGAAACATGGGACCACCAATGGGAGTGCCAATGGGACAACCAATGAACAACATGGGAAATAATTACGTACCTCAGCAGTACGTACCAAACATGCCTTATGGTATGCCTCAAAACTCCCAAGGTGTTCCAGGAGCAGGTTATGGACAATACGGTCAATATGGACAGTAtggaaagtaatttttgaaaaacatggtTTCAGGATGATCATTTCTGTTGTAACTGTAAGAATAGTATATATAGTTATTCTTCTGTTTTAGTTTCATCTGAAAATCTGTTAAAAAAAGTTGCTTGCTTTCTACTTGGTTTCATTCtaaatgcatttgttttttgaagcaacgaatgataaaaaaataaaaaaggaattgaaTGGTgtctttgaaattaattatttgaaCGTTTAGTTAACTTCACAATTTTACATTACATCTTTAGAAAACATTTGCCGTTTTTCTTTGTTCTGTACTTGTGGGTTTTGAACCCTACGTTTCACCGGCATTAGAATGTCCTCCCCTCTTAAATGAATCAAAAGgtaaggttgaaactgaaaaGCAGACGGGGGATATGCTAAATGTTGGTGAAAAGTAGGGTACATCGTAATTGCTTTACGACGAAATTCTTAATTGTTAGCTCGATGCAATAAAGCTAAGAATAAaaagattttccatttaaacgatTGATCTAAACAATACGTTTAAATATGGAAGAAAACTTCCCTCAAAGtgaagaaaaattgagaaaaacgaaataagattgattttttttttcttttggcattTGTAGCAATTGTTAGTTACACCTTTTCCTCTCGTTTTTCGAATTGCACGTTAAAAGTAATGTTGTGTTTCGACCAGTGCAATTGTGAAAAGTAATAATTAGGAAATCTTGGGAAAACTAATACAATaggaatcattttttttaaggaaaaaaataatgatgtctAGGAAAGTAAATATTCCTACCAATTCActgtaaagaattaaaaataagtaaacagaaTAACGTATTTAGTAACAATATAATAAACAATTTTATCGGATTTATTGGAAATTTTTAGTTTGGCTTTATGacaaaaatatagaagaaaaagTAGATGAGGTATTCTTTTTGACCTTACTTAGATTTCCGAAATAACTACAAGGTGTTTGCAAAAGCAACAGTTTGAAGAAGATAAAAATAGagataagataaaaatatttctttattacaTTAATGCTATACGCAACggaaaaatatcttcaaaatcgTTTTTCTTGGTAAGTTTTCtgtaatttaagaaaaaacccttatatatatatatatatatatatatatatatatatatatatatatatatatatatatatatatatatatatatatatatatatatatatatatatatatatatatatatatatatatatatatatatatatatatatatatatatatatacatatatatatatatatatatatatatatatatatatatatatacatatatatatatatatatatatatatatatatatatatacatatacatatatgtatatactagcagtacccgcacagcgatgcccgtgctaaatttttaatggaagtccgttgaataaaaaaaaaattgacgccccctccccctctaacgcaaaatgatcatttttctttgtataaaatgcgtacacaccttttcagagaaaaaaaaaactattaaagtttctttggaatttaaaacttttcgtcaaatcattaaattagatttacagttggtttaaaactctatttagcgagtgaagcggtttttactgcaatttaaaatatttcgccaaataaacagaaaaagacatcaaataatatctttcaaatgtgaAAATAGCTCCGCttttctattgtttatcgccaaactcgctcAGCAGCCACGCTCTCATAATCCAtctgtctaacgaaaaaaaaaagcatccagtggaacatttaaaaatcatcgtcagaaaaaaagaagaaaatgtcgtacatttcactcggataaaaacaaatcaaaagtttcttttcttccaaaacaaatcgccaaaacaatgaattacatttacggttgctttaaagcaataatcctagactgaactgaacattgcctaacgcgccaagcgaccacgctacagGAACCCAGaccttttgcaagtgaagcggatgttttttctttggcaaagaaaaTGTAAACTATATCATTCATTATGCCTCATTCATTATGCGTTGGGGACCTacgtggctttgtggtagaaacttcgcttcaaatttcggtaaacgtgggttcgataacctcgaatgctctgagtggtgtatttcctttctttatgctgaaaatctttctcataaTGTCTTATGtgcgaataataaaaaaaaagtcaaaaatctcgaggcaatggccCTCAATCCTTCCATGATTATTAACTATGGACACGTTAACAACAACAGTAGTGTCACATATGttaaaagcaacaattttcaacttaattaaaaatatggtcaTTTTTATAGTAATGAATGAAGCCACTCCACCGCAGTCATTCCGTCAAAACgcataaacttgaatttgtcaacctagtgcatgaaaaattatttaaattatgtttcttgtTGTTACTTCTCTATGACGAaagtattcgtcagttaaaagattgaattgttacacaatttcacaaaaatatcgctttgttctaagaagtccaaaaacttggttcagaaaagtGTAATTTCATCACGCAGCAGAAAATAGCATaaacattgaggaaaaaggaatatagtttttttttctccgtcttgtttttcatattttaacaatgaagtgcagagaaaaaaaaagtcagctcaaatgaaaataatttcactgtaatcgcttaaaccttaaaaaaaaaaaataaataaataaaattgtcttTCCATTACACATGGAATTGCTCTGAACTAAAAGGTATTATTTTCTCgattgtaattaaaatagcagggctgtggacatTACCGAATGCTAAGgatcgctgtaaaataaaatcccaacaaaacataaatgtgaaaaggagccaagttcgatctaaatgaggccctgggtagacggtgtcatcgataaaatagttcaaatctgaacgggtaccaagtttcatagtgttcctcatagaagttggactgtcccatgtttttcaatttattcagaaaacattttttttttttattttctttgattccggattttaaacttgcggcaagttttggtcGTCAATAAACAACTTCCAAAATATTTGACAGCTGcaattatacagtaacttgccaagtttaaatccgggatcgaagaaagtaaaaaattgttttcaaaatgaattgaagaacacggggcaGTCCAATTttcatgaggaactgctatggaacttgttatccgttgagatcagaatcttgtcggtgacaccgtctacccagaactttatttcgatcgaacttggctacttttcaccTTGATAAtttgtttggatatcattaagttttgaaagctaagtcATAGTAATGTTCTActttagaattaaatgtaaaagtgaTTACAAATATAACTTCCATCCCCTCTGCTTTTACGATACaatggtttcttttcattagtaatttcgaaaatatttcgataactggggttTGGCGTtatcgtcaattatgggctacaattgtttgcttctgtcactatcagcaaggccatggccgaagtacatgcagaattggcgaaaacatttccccattgcttataaTTCCGTGTCGCCAAGTTtctggacctttaagaaattaaaatgaagcgaagctaaaagacgtaactatggtaatgcgaaacaaaacatcagtaattttaatggagattagatttattcgaactttatttttaacggcttgtaactttttttcctttggagatagaaggttatttttttcgaccataggtcgagatatttctggagtaaaaaatgtcgctttttccaacggtgtcaaaaagaaagctgtgggacaattccttcactttttattgatagatttaatgaagaaactattgccaaaatttcagctaagccctaaaaaaatcgagataaaaacacaaattgctcccgtcgtaatgaagttagagcattgaaacaaattgtttagaacgcggaaaattctacccttttcaacgatatgaaatattaatatgtgcaagtaatttttcacccctttaatagccaataataggcaatttacgtgaaatttatgcctaaattggaataaaaaaggactagttatcggatttttttcgaattatagcctatgttacttagtaagaaagcacctttcatacagtgaaagaatattatatatatatatatatatatatatatatatatatatatatatatatatatatatatatatatatatatatgtctctTTTACATATACACTGCTgtaaacaattaaaggatattgtaaatttttgtacaaaaaaggtattagcaaatattttttgcacagtATCGAAGAAGGGagttacaaatgcaattttttcttaatttcagtcATCCCAGTATGCAAATTTTGACTTTGACGTCGAAAACGACATTTTAGTGGCGTCGAATGAGATTTCGCTCTTAACTTATTGTAAGACAAAGCAAAAAAGAATGATCGACATTCAGTAAGCGCGTTCTTTCGACGAAAGCGATGCCTCAACGAGCTCATTTAACAGAACCATAAGCTTCTAAAGTTGGTTGGCAGGCTAGAGGAGAACCAAACACAAGCCAATGCAGCAGAAGCTATTGGAGTTTTGCAAAGTATTATTTCTACGATATGGAAACGTCTTAAGAGACTGGAAATGCTGACCGAAGATCAGGGCAAAGTCGCAAACGGTCAACAACGCTCAATTAAGATCATTATTAAGCTTTAACAGATCGGAGGCACCGAAGTATGAATGCCATTCCACTACAACGACATCTTCGCTCGGGTAATGGcaattttgacacaaactgtccgaaatagcattcacgctGTAAGTCTGTATGCTCGTTAGCCAATGGTGTGTGTCACATTAGCTGCGAGACACCGTCGCGCTACAGGGAGTAAGATACAGAGCATGTGAGTTGCagaagaaatgaatggagcaatATTCGTTTCTCTGACTGGTCCCGTTCTTGTCTTTATCCTGATAATGGCGTATTTTCATCTTGAGGGAGAGTGGCACTAGAAACAATCTAGCGTTCCTGCCCGAAAGTGTCAAATTTGGTGGTGGTGGTGCGATGGTGCATGCTGGGCGTGCATTGTGGGCGCACCGATCTGCAGGTCATTCCGAATGTAACTCTGACCGGTCTTTAAAGTAGGGACCTGAGACCTATTGTAGCACCTCCCTTACCCTGCAGCAACTGGAGGTGACTTCATATTAATGGACGACAATTGCAGACCACATTGTTCTAACTTGATAAATGATTATTCTTAAATCAAACCGACGATTATCATTTTACTCGGAATATTACTTCAAACATTTTATGAGACTTCTTTTAAATCAACTCTTtaaaacttcttctttttttttttgctaattacgTCAGCATAATAGTTTATTCATTTATGTATCAACCTGACCACGATGGGTAAAgttgatacatttgaaaaaaaaaaaaataaaaatttaaaaataattatttcaactgaggttttaagtaattattttatagcaaaataatgagttaaattataagttttacaaaattttatttcggtacgtacggaaaaaaaaagaaaaatcaaaacgtGAAAGTGTATCTTAGCCCGTTTTGCCTTACTCAGGAACAAAAGTGCCTGTCTGCATTTGAGCGTGTGTTGTCTATGCTTAGATTGTAATATTGCTACGTTCTTTCCCCTTTTTTCTATTACGTACAATAGCACATAAATATTAACtgcatatgaaattaaaaaaactaagaaaaaaatgcataaaaataaacgtAACTACAGTATCGcaggaaaacttttttcttccatcttttaaaatgtatttagcaCTTGATGAAGCTAAAGATTTCCTGACCTAGCTTATTCAAAATACTTTCGCAATTACTAATCCATCTGCATTTTCAGGTGCATAACAAGCATAATCCTCTTAGATTTGagggaaatattttaatttgttatatTTAGTTTTGACTAAGTTTGAGGAAAGCAGTAACACGaaactaatttattattaatCAATTTTCTGCGAAAGTTGGACGCATAATAACTCTCTCGCGCTTcagttccacttttttttttccaaaataatgtcTTTAAAATTCAATAAGTTGGAACTCTTAGCTTTGTCTAGTTCATTCATTTGGAATATTTGAGCAACACTgtttgaattgttttcaatgcTTTTGATCAGTTGCGGAATCCAACTTTCACCAAATCATGTGTTGTCTGTTTTCTTAAGAACTTTCATTATCCTTATCTAGCTCataaaataattagttatgtaATAGTCAAGTTTCGGAGTAAATTATGTAAACGTTGTAATATAAGTGAGATTTTAATCCTTCTGATAACGAACTTTTGGTTCACTATTCAGAAATTTTCAGTGATTGGTCTGGTGGTTATCGATACCCTCCTTGGAAAATATTAGCTATCcgcaataaaaaattatctttaattcaaaacaaaatagCACGTTAGACgatatttttacaataatcaATACTAGGGCTTCCCGAAATTTATAGAATTTTCGAGACCAATATTCAGTGCTGATCGCGGTTAGAATTAATTAATACTTGTAGTTTCTAGTGAATTGAATTTAGTTAAATCAACCAttataattttgaaggaaaatttacaaTATAAGAAAGTAATAGGTGGATTAtttatagagtttttttttttttttttttttttaatttctggaaTGCAAAAATCAAATTGAACAAACGGAAATTTATAACTAACAAATCATTAATATTCAAAATGCATCGAATTAATTGGAAGAGTATACGCTGTTTTAGCTGCTTATGTTAAAATATaaggtttaaaattttggtaTCTCGTGTCGAATGTCAAATTACGAATCTAGACTGCTTCAGTATTATGTTTCGTTGGCTACATAAATGGAAAGGTTAAGTGacaaattgaagacattttttgcttttttaaagagCAATtgatatttcttcctttttaggCGAAGATGGGAAGGGGAGTGTGGGGGGATGGGTTAGCTATCTTGGAAGATAGATTTTAAGACGCAGTCAGACGTGATGTTTATCAAACATTCATTTTGACAATTACTAAAGATTGCATGTCATTATCGAAACAGAAAATGATTCGATACCTAAACATGACCTCGCAGTATTTCATCTTGAGGTTTTGGGAAATAGTGCTCAAAAGACAACTCTATGCTTCGAAGGTGATCACATATTATGTGAAGCAAAGAGCTTTTTGAGAGCTCCacatcattttcttttgaaaattcattcaaATGAGAAAACACTTCACCTCCCTTTTCTCAACAGATTCAGGCCAAAACTAGATTTTCTTATGAAAGTGAagtttgttgttattattatgatTTGTGGTGCTATTCCCCAGCAAAGACTCatcctctttatttttatttataatatctGATAACTAAGCAAATATATGTTGTCAATCTTCATCATTGAAAACATTAATCTTGACATCAACATCAACAGCCGTAACTCCACAGTTGGATCCGCTATTCCTTTTATACACTCATAAGCAGTTTTGCCCTTTCTATTAAAATCTTATGGAATTTTCAAgcttaagaattaattaatattatttcaatatcacttactattttatattttttaaccaaGTATGCTCCGGACTTCCGATTGAGGGTCGGCGGTCCTCCAAAGGGTCTAtagaccacagtttgggaaaccctgatctataatattaaaatgtttgttCGTCTATCTGCCTATCTGTATGTTTATGTGTCTATTTttctgtttgtttgtttgtgcgtgtgtatgtaatTCTATTTTCTCCACACtgtcaaagtctctctgtctgcgCCTTCGGTACATATAAGAgttatgtatcatttttttttctggagaaacAAGTTCATACAGTTCCCCTGTT from Uloborus diversus isolate 005 chromosome 5, Udiv.v.3.1, whole genome shotgun sequence encodes:
- the LOC129222866 gene encoding uncharacterized protein LOC129222866, which codes for MKIFVFFVIPLLALTKGAPQMQPGMGPPMGNMGPPMGVPMGQPMNNMGNNYVPQQYVPNMPYGMPQNSQGVPGAGYGQYGQYGQYGK